A single region of the Anticarsia gemmatalis isolate Benzon Research Colony breed Stoneville strain chromosome 11, ilAntGemm2 primary, whole genome shotgun sequence genome encodes:
- the mask gene encoding multiple ankyrin repeats single KH domain isoform X1: MQNVGQSENRNIDKVNVQLDVVKSSTPQSSASSPAKSETETYSGAPAKYMTDSSESEDDSVSEILLACLCLSRPDLLAEMDEEGGTAEPSKFLLTHEDGERAVDPEMQARLEALLEAAGIGKLSGEGKHLADPEVLRRLTSSVSCALDEAAAALTRMRSDQPPPHHRHHHQDKNQQCGSSATGTTPTAAAPVGADGAPSLAEACSDGDVGTVRKLLTEGRSVHETTEEGESLLSLACSAGYYELAQVLLAMHASVEDRGIKDVQGDCTPLMEAASAGHVDIVRLLIAHGADVNAVSGSGNTPLMYACAGGHEECVRALLENGANVEDHNENGHTPLMEAASAGHVGVAKILLEHGAGINTHSNEFKESALTLACYKGHLDMVRFLLAAGADREHKTDEMHTALMEASMDGHVEVARLLLDSGAQVNMPTDSFESPLTLAACGGHVELAMLLLERGANIEEVNDEGYTPLMEAAREGHEEMVALLLGQGASINAQTEETQETALTLACCGGFLEVADFLIKAGADAELGASTPLMEASQEGHLELVRYLLNAGADVNAQTQTGDTALTYACENGHTDVADLLLRAGAELEHESEGGRTPLMKACRAGHVCTVQFLSGKGADVNRMTALGDHTPLSLACAGGHVDVVKFLLACDADPFRKLKDNSTMLIEAAKGGHTAVVQLLLDFPHSVMLPRTNATTEDNSGLSAAQAAALGLSHAAAPGTAGAGGAAGPGAARALLPAHPHPHPALHHPPHHHPAADLPTKFSKVYLDERGVAGRKKAGAGPGAALGAAGAGCAAPDAKHKCTRKQRVAPPHSDHHLPPPPDILDDNICHHAMAKVSLPPGFTWKDVNKKVKIKCHIKNKCNRDPRADCLPEADRSLLDLPDPSGPPTLATSALHALDLQFCAQGVTTVHQSPATPPYPPPSQLFPVQPPSNINQHQLQELQQAQFQQLAAQQQQQVQQQQQVQQQQQQVQQQQQQHKKQQQQQQQLQQQQLQQQQQQQQYVQELQQRPETYVAQGGVGAAAGGDEAALGAGVEARELGAVLAYLQREVPSLVALPPNELRSLVLQVMQQKSHEILSSKCAEETEAEGEGEGHERQARRLLEEALTADWPRPDQQFPHHHDLHHHHHHHHDLGQAGNGCAYRVRPSSPTGALEGALTLPRPDDEPAAPAPAPHPQQPDLQPHFALPPPTLPYEDYRTATFGAGHAGAAPAAGGPAPHAPQPQTHSKRDQQHHHTNAAKKKGRFSGPGRGCRSGEAYGTATPPQPAPAAYSAMDVDGETDSNHDTALTLACAGGHEDLVELLLSRGADIEHRDKKGFTPLILAATAGHEKIVEILLNHGADIEAQSERTKDTPLSLACSGGRYEVVELILSRGANKEHRNVSDYTPLSLAASGGYVNIIRLLLTHQAEINSRTGSKLGISPLMLAAMNGHTAAVRLLLDCGSDINAQIETNRNTALTLACFQGRHEVVSLLLDRKANVEHRAKTGLTPLMEAASGGYVEVGRVLLDKGADVNAPPVPSSRDTALTIAADKGHTKFVELLLQRRAAVEVKNKKGNSPLWLAANGGHLAVVEMLYAAGADIDSQDNRKVSCLMAAFRKGHTKVVKWMVGVVTQFPSDQEMTRYICTISDKELLEKCQECVRVIRAAKETQAARANQNATILLEELDAERSREESRRQAAARRRERKKKKKLEKKEERRKLQAENDKNSMYCEKALGECSEGGEPDDEPVAKEEGDSGIDANSQGSCSSSDVKAPPVQSTKTKKKKKEEKAAPPTPAPAAKKQPDKSKPTKIETKPEKESTPKPDKKQEKENVAPSSPPATPAKPPAPQPDRRPADKKDKKPEEDNPKSITVQNVNKYGNNSRKSQVFESTRHNVDKDDVDTSDKNKKTHNTHQWETEGKSTSPKGGCVGGRREEGWKEVVRKSSVQALSTVEPGCKKVSVASHAISRVIGRAGSNINAIRSATGAHIEVDKQSKGQGERIITIKGSAEATKQAGMLIAAMIRDPEADIVQLLPRAAAKPPPQPLPLQPKTPKQPPPKAGASSSSSSSASSRTTPTARAPAKQHVTAARPAPPRLQTHTSTAEKRVPTSSTITVATTSASGSKTTGALTYTGVIVGARPHTFAAKLGASSAPAPAPAPADTKPRTMQPTPAGGASPGAGAASGAGSASPLKGAREPSPPPTPAAPPQQQPKPDEADSKPHRAPERTMQLSPDNSSSWSANEEPAPNTSAALHINTTPQSSASSGGAQEYSLFKDLSAGAGSAPVWGAAGDAHHNVDPPPPQLSVQVDASKAPGYRGGCSPCSRTSSHGSTPPPAYAPPHHAPHAAAPHHQPHASHAPLPPHAQHAQHGQHAQHGQHAQHAQHAQHAQQSYHQPMPIGNNVNAMDMSGLSRNGPIYQDNSRNGHNMMQQVSISSGVNMSGATMGLGYVGVETVSRLNPRAPDFAQRHPLMQQKHNAQLFAGASNAGNLSALLMSYQQQPMNQSPKPMQHTPQGHHAYQSLLERGVGVGVGSGVGVGAVGSNSGGGWGEEEERKPRPIGTERAWKLTGGDDWSHAHMPHLQHLTDHDRYQGVSGMGGVGGHVNVGHGLEGGGYGAVGGVGGVGGVGAAGGATAAALSLMHALPLHYLPPVAAAAPAPDHHQHWDQPQHHAADKQAWSKWTH; the protein is encoded by the exons ATGCAGAATGTTGGACAGTCTGAAAACCGAAATATCGATAAGGTGAATGTGCAACTTGATGTGGTAAAATCGTCCACTCCTCAAAGTTCGGCTTCGAGTCCGGCCAAATCTGAAACCGAAACGTACTCAGGAGCGCCTGCCAAATACATGACGGACTCTTCGGAAAGCGAGGATGACTCTGTGTCCGAG ATCTTGCTGGCTTGTTTGTGCCTTAGCAGGCCAGACCTGTTG GCCGAGATGGACGAAGAAGGCGGCACTGCAGAGCCATCCAAGTTCCTCCTGACCCACGAGGATGGTGAGCGAGCCGTCGACCCTGAGATGCAGGCACGACTTGAAGCACTGCTTGAAGCTGCAG GCATCGGCAAACTATCCGGCGAGGGCAAGCATCTCGCCGACCCAGAGGTGCTCCGGCGGCTGACGTCGTCGGTGTCGTGCGCGCTGGACGAGGCGGCCGCCGCGCTCACGCGCATGCGCAGCGACCAGCCACCGCCGCACCACCGACACCACCACCAGGACAAAAA CCAACAATGCGGGTCGAGCGCGACGGGCACGACGCCGACGGCGGCGGCGCCGGTGGGCGCGGACGGCGCGCCGTCGCTGGCCGAGGCGTGCTCGGACGGCGACGTGGGCACGGTGCGCAAGCTGCTGACGGAGGGCCGCTCCGTGCACGAGACCACGGAGGAGGGCGAGTCGCTGCTGTCGCTCGCCTGCTCCGCCGGCTACTACGAGCTGGCGCAGGTGCTGCTCGCCATGCACGCCAGCGTCGAGGACAGAGGCATCAAG GATGTGCAGGGCGACTGCACGCCGCTGATGGAGGCGGCGAGCGCGGGCCACGTGGACATCGTGCGGCTGCTGATCGCGCACGGCGCGGACGTGAACGCCGTGTCGGGCTCCGGCAACACGCCGCTCATGTACGCGTGCGCCGGCGGCCACGAGGAGTGCGTGCGCGCGCTGCTCGAGAACGGCGCCAACGTCGAGGACCACAACGAGAACGGACACACGCCGCTCATGGAG GCGGCATCAGCGGGGCACGTGGGAGTAGCCAAGATCCTCCTGGAGCACGGCGCGGGCATCAATACGCACTCGAACGAATTCAAGGAGTCCGCGCTAACGCTCGCGTGCTACAAAGGCCACCTGGACATGGTGCGGTTCCTGCTGGCTGCGGGCGCCGACCGAGAGCACAAGACCGATGAAATGCACACTGCCCTTATGGAAGCCAGCATGGACGGACACGTGGAAGTTGCGAGACTACTGCTAGACTCCGGTGCACAG GTGAACATGCCAACGGACAGTTTCGAGTCCCCGCTGACGCTGGCGGCGTGCGGCGGTCACGTGGAGTTGGCGATGTTGCTGCTAGAGCGCGGCGCCAACATCGAGGAGGTCAACGACGAGGGCTACACGCCGCTCATGGAGGCCGCCAGAGAAG GTCACGAGGAGATGGTGGCGCTGCTGCTCGGGCAGGGCGCGTCCATCAACGCTCAGACGGAGGAGACGCAGGAGACGGCGCTGACGCTGGCGTGCTGCGGCGGCTTCCTCGAGGTGGCCGACTTCCTCATCAAGGCCGGCGCCGACGCCGAGCTCGGCGCCTCCACGCCGCTCATGGAGGCCTCGCAGGAGGGACACCTGGAGCTCGTCCG ATACTTGCTGAACGCGGGCGCCGACGTGAACGCGCAGACGCAGACGGGCGACACGGCGCTGACGTACGCGTGCGAGAACGGCCACACCGACGTGGCCGACCTGCTGCTGCGCGCCGGCGCCGAGCTGGAGCACGAGAGCGAGGGCGGCCGCACGCCGCTCATGAAGGCCTGCCGCGCCGGACACGTCTGCACCGTGCAGTTCCTCAGCGGCAAG GGCGCGGACGTGAACCGTATGACCGCATTGGGCGACCACACCCCGCTCTCCTTGGCGTGTGCCGGGGGTCACGTGGATGTGGTCAAGTTTCTCCTCGCGTGCGACGCGGACCCGTTTCGGAAGCTCAAGGACAACTCCACCATGCTCATCGAAGCGGCCAAAGGTGGCCACACCGCGGTCGTGCAACTCCTGCTCGACTTCCCCCACTCGGTTATGCTGCCTAGAA ctaACGCGACCACCGAGGACAACTCGGGCTTAAGCGCGGCGCAAGCCGCAGCGCTGGGCCTGAGCCACGCCGCGGCGCCGGGcacggcgggcgcgggcggcgcggcgggcccGGGAGCGGCCCGGGCGCTGCTGCCGGCGCACCCGCACCCTCACCCCGCGCTGCACCATCCCCCGCACCACCACCCCGCCGCCGACCTGCCCACCAAGTTCTCCAAGGTCTACTTGGACG AGCGCGGCGTGGCGGGCCGCAAGAAGGCGGGCGCGGGCCCGGGCGCGGCGctgggcgcggcgggcgcgggctgCGCGGCGCCGGACGCCAAGCACAAGTGCACGCGCAAGCAGCGCGTGGCGCCCCCGCACTCCGACCACCAcctgccgccgccgcccgacATACTGGACGACAAC ATATGCCACCACGCCATGGCTAAGGTATCACTCCCGCCGGGGTTTACGTGGAAGGACGTTAACaagaaagttaaaattaaatgccacattaaaaataaatgcaac AGGGACCCGCGCGCCGACTGCCTGCCCGAAGCCGACCGCAGCCTGCTCGACTTGCCCGACCCCTCAG GTCCGCCGACGCTCGCCACGTCGGCGCTGCACGCCTTGGACCTACAGTTCTGCGCTCAAG GTGTGACGACCGTCCACCAGTCCCCCGCGACGCCACCGTACCCGCCCCCTTCGCAGTTGTTCCCAGTGCAGCCACCCTCTAATATTAACCAG CATCAACTGCAAGAATTGCAGCAAGCACAATTCCAGCAGCTAGCAGCGCAGCAACAACAACAAGTACAGCAACAGCAACAAGTGcaacaacaacagcagcagGTGCAACAACAGCAGCAACAGCATAAGAAACAACAACAGCAGCAGCAGCAACTGCAACAGCAGCAGCTgcagcagcaacaacaacaacagcaatATGTTCAGGAGTTGCAGCAGAGGCCTGAAACCTATGTCGCGCAG GGCGGCGTgggggcggcggcgggcggcgacGAGGCGGCGCTGGGCGCGGGCGTGGAGGCGCGCGAGCTGGGCGCCGTGCTGGCCTACCTGCAGCGGGAGGTGCCCTCGCTCGTGGCGCTGCCGCCCAACGAACTGCGCTCGCTCGTGCTGCAG GTGATGCAGCAGAAGTCTCACGAGATCCTTTCGTCCAAGTGTGCGGAGGAGACGGAGGCGGAGGGCGAGGGCGAGGGCCACGAGCGCCAGGCGCGCCGCCTGCTCGAGGAGGCGCTCACCGCCGACTGGCCTCGCCCCGACCAGCAGTTCCCCCACCACCATGATTTgcatcaccatcatcatcaccaCCACGACTTGGGG CAGGCGGGTAACGGTTGCGCGTACCGCGTGCGGCCGTCGTCACCCACCGGGGCGCTGGAGGGCGCGCTGACGCTGCCGCGGCCCGACGACgagcccgccgcgcccgcgcccgccccgcACCCGCAGCAACCTGATCTCCAACCTCACTTCGCACTGCCACCACCTACCCTACCTTACGAAGACTACAG AACGGCGACGTTCGGCGCGGGTCACGCGGGCGCGGCACCGGCGGCGGGCGGCCCGGCGCCTCACGCACCGCAACCCCAAACGCACTCCAAACGCGACCAGCAACACCACCACACCAATGCCGCCAAGAAAAAG GGTCGATTCTCGGGGCCGGGGCGCGGCTGTCGGTCGGGCGAGGCGTACGGCACGGCCACGCCGCCGCAGCCGGCGCCGGCGGCCTACAGCGCCATGGACGTGGACGGCGAGACGGACTCCAACCACGACACCGCGCTCACGCTCGCCTGCGCCGGCGGACACGAGGACCTCGTCGAGCTGCTGCTGTCGCGCGGCGCCGACATCGAACACCGCGACAAGAAG GGTTTCACTCCGTTAATCCTTGCGGCGACGGCGGGGCACGAGAAGATCGTGGAGATCCTGCTGAACCACGGCGCGGACATCGAGGCGCAGTCGGAGCGCACCAAGGACACGCCGCTGTCGCTGGCGTGCTCGGGCGGCCGCTACGAGGTGGTGGAGCTCATCCTCAGCCGCGGCGCCAACAAGGAGCACCGCAACGTGTCCGACTACACGCCGCTGTCGCTCGCCGCGTCGGGCGGCTACGTCAACATCATCCGCCTGCTGCTCACGCACCAG GCCGAGATCAACTCCCGCACCGGTTCAAAGCTGGGCATCTCTCCCCTCATGTTAGCAGCTATGAACGGTCACACGGCAGCCGTCAGACTACTCCTCGACTGCGGCTCCGACATCAACGCGCAAATCGAAACCAACCGCAACACCGCCTTAACCCTCGCCTGCTTCCAAGGCAGACACGAAGTCGTCAGTTTGCTGCTGGACCGCAAGGCCAACGTGGAGCACCGCGCCAAGACGGGGCTGACGCCGCTCATGGAGGCGGCCAGCGGCGGCTACGTGGAGGTGGGCCGCGTGCTGCTGGACAAGGGCGCCGACGTCAACGCGCCGCCCGTGCCCTCCTCGCGGGACACCGCGCTCACCATCGCCGCCGACAAGGGACACACCAAGTTCGTCGAACTGCTATTGCAAAG ACGAGCCGCGGTGGAAGTAAAGAATAAGAAAGGCAACTCTCCCCTGTGGCTGGCGGCCAACGGCGGCCACCTCGCGGTGGTCGAGATGTTGTACGCTGCCGGCGCCGACATTGACTCACAGGACAATAGAAAA GTATCGTGTCTGATGGCCGCCTTCCGTAAAGGCCACACTAAAGTGGTCAAATGGATGGTCGGAGTAGTCACGCAGTTTCCGTCGGACCAGGAGATGACAAG GTACATCTGCACGATATCGGACAAGGAGTTGCTGGAGAAGTGCCAGGAGTGCGTGCGCGTGATCCGCGCGGCCAAGGAGACGCAGGCGGCGCGCGCCAACCAGAACGCCACCATCCTGCTGGAGGAGCTGGACGCCGAGCGCAGCCGCGAGGAGAGCCGCCGCCaggccgccgcgcgccgccgcgagcggaagaagaagaagaagctcGAGAAGAAG GAGGAGAGACGTAAACTGCAGGCTGAGAACGACAAGAACTCGATGTACTGCGAGAAAGCGCTGGGCGAATGCTCCGAGGGCGGTGAGCCTGACGACGAGCCCGTCGCTAAAGAAGAGGGCGACTCAGGGATCGATGCTAACTCGCAG GGTTCCTGTTCATCGTCCGACGTGAAAGCACCTCCAGTTCAGAGTACCAAGactaagaaaaagaaaaaagaggAAAAAGCAGCACCACCTACCCCCGCACCCGCGGCTAAGAAACAACCAGATaag AGCAAACCTACCAAAATTGAGACAAAACCTGAAAAAGAGAGTACTCCTAAGCCAGACAAGAAGCAGGAGAAAGAGAACGTAGCACCGAGCTCGCCTCCCGCCACGCCCGCCAAGCCACCTGCGCCGCAGCCCGACCGTCGGCCTGCCGACAAGAAAGACAA AAAACCCGAAGAGGATAACCCTAAGAGCATTACAGTAcagaatgttaacaaatatgGGAATAACTCTAGAAAGAGTCAAGTATTCGAATCCACTAGGCACAATGTGGATAAAGACGATGTTGACACAagcgacaaaaataaaaagacgCACAACACGCATCA ATGGGAGACGGAAGGCAAGAGCACGTCTCCTAAGGGAGGTTGCGTGGGTGGAAGACGCGAGGAAGGCTGGAAGGAGGTTGTGCGCAAGTCTAGCGTGCAGGCGCTCTCTACCGTCGAACCTGG ATGCAAGAAAGTGTCAGTGGCGTCGCACGCGATCTCCCGCGTGATCGGTCGCGCGGGCAGCAACATCAACGCCATCCGCTCCGCCACCGGCGCACATATCGAGGTCGACAAGCAGAGCAAGGGACAGGGCGAGCGCATCATCACCATCAA GGGTTCAGCGGAGGCGACGAAGCAGGCGGGCATGTTGATCGCGGCCATGATCCGCGACCCCGAGGCCGACATCGTGCAGCTGctgccgcgcgccgccgccaaGCCGCCGCCGCAGCCGCTGCCGCTGCAGCCCAAGACGCCTAAACAACCACCTCCTAAG GCGGGTGCAAGCAGCAGTAGCAGCAGTTCAGCGAGCAGCCGCACCACGCCCACAGCGCGGGCACCGGCCAAGCAGCACGTCACCGCCGCCAGGCCCGCCCCGCCGCGCCTACAGACACACA cctCCACTGCGGAGAAGCGAGTGCCGACGTCGAGCACGATCACCGTGGCGACTACCTCAGCGAGCGGGTCCAAGACGACCGGGGCTCTCACGTACACGGGCGTCATCGTGGGAGCGCGGCCGCACACGTTCGCGGCCAAGCTCGGCGCCTCCTCCGCGCCCGCACCTGCCCCGGCGCCCGCCGACACCAAGCCGCGCACAATGCAGCCG ACGCCTGCGGGCGGCGCCAGCCCcggggcgggcgcggcgagCGGCGCGGGCTCGGCGTCCCCACTGAAGGGAGCGCGCGAGCCGTCCCCGCCGCCCACGCCCGCCGCGCCTCCGCAGCAGCAGCCCAAGCCCGACGAGGCCGACTCTAAACCACACCGCGCCCCTGAACGCACTATGCAG CTGAGCCCAGATAACTCCAGTTCCTGGAGCGCTAATGAGGAACCTGCGCCCAATACATCTGCAGCTCTACACATTAATACTACGCCGCAG TCGAGTGCTAGTAGCGGCGGAGCGCAGGAGTACTCGTTGTTCAAGGACCTGTCGGCCGGCGCCGGCTCGGCACCCGTGTGGGGCGCCGCCGGAGACGCGCACCACAACGTCGACCCGCCGCCGCCTCAG TTGTCGGTGCAGGTGGACGCCAGCAAGGCGCCGGGCTACCGCGGCGGCTGCTCGCCGTGCTCGCGCACGTCGTCGCACGGCTCCACGCCGCCGCCCGCCTACGCGCCGCCGCACCACGCGccgcacgccgccgcgccgcaccaCCAGCCGCACGCCAGCCACGCGCCGCTGCCGCCACATGCCCAGCACGCGCAACACGGTCAGCATGCGCAGCATGGACAGCACGCCCAGCATGCGCAGCACGCGCAACACGCGCAGCAGTCCTACCACCAACCCATGCCCATCG GCAACAACGTAAACGCGATGGACATGAGCGGGCTGTCACGAAATGGACCTATCTACCAAGATAACTCCCGGAATGGACACAACATGATg CAGCAGGTATCGATCTCTAGCGGCGTCAATATGAGCGGCGCGACGATGGGCCTAGGCTACGTGGGCGTGGAGACCGTGTCGCGACTCAACCCGCGCGCACCAGACTTCGCGCAGAGACATCCACTCAtgcaacaaaaacataatgcaCAG TTGTTCGCTGGCGCAAGCAACGCGGGTAACCTGAGCGCGCTCCTGATGTCATACCAACAGCAACCGATGAACCAATCTCCCAAACCTATGCAGCATACGCCGCAGGGACACCACGCCTATCAG TCTCTTTTGGAGCGTGGTGTGGGAGTGGGCGTGGGCTCCGGTGTAGGCGTGGGTGCCGTCGGCAGCAACAGTGGCGGCGGCTGGGGCGAGGAGGAAGAACGCAAGCCTCGACCCATCGGCACCGAGCGCGCCTGGAAGCTCACCGGCGGCGACGACTGGAGCCACGCGCACATGCCCCACCTGCAGCACCTCACCGACCATGACAGATACCAG GGAGTGAGCGGAATGGGCGGAGTCGGCGGGCACGTGAACGTCGGGCACGGCCTGGAGGGCGGAGGCTACGGCGCGGTGGGCGGCGTGGGTGGCGTGGGAGGCgtgggcgcggcgggcggcgccacGGCGGCCGCGCTGTCGCTCATGCACGCGCTGCCGCTGCACTACCTGCCGCCCGTGGCCgcggccgcgcccgcgcccgacCACCACCAGCACTGGGACCAGCCGCAGCACCACGCCGCCGACAAGCAG GCATGGAGCAAGTGGACTCACTAG